One window of Nicotiana tomentosiformis chromosome 11, ASM39032v3, whole genome shotgun sequence genomic DNA carries:
- the LOC117277001 gene encoding disease resistance protein RPV1-like isoform X2, with translation MPLAKSQSEKMSQFVHHVFLSSRSKEISKTFGDHLQTALLNAGIRTFKFDEELEEEEEHQKKLQKVIQESRILIVVFSKDYASSERCLDELVYSLESKKGFGHFVLPVFYDVDPSEVRKQKGSFEEAFFRYEEKYKTENNKRRKKWMEKVDKWRAAFREVADLGGMVLQNQADGYESRFIQEIVKVVASKMNRTILSVALHPIGIDSRVKDLNLWLQEESTTVDILAIHGMGGIGKSTIAKTAYNLNFDRFEGSSFLADVRKALEKYDGLARLQRQLLSNILGKNVEKLYNVNEGAVKIQEAISCKRVLVVLDDVDELDQLNAVLGMRQLFYPGSKIIITTRNGHLLNSSEACRCKMYKLNSLDARESLQLFSWHAFGEKYPPLDYMNLSRDVIVHCQGIPLALKVLGSSLCDRSTEVWESALRKLKAIPNSKTLEKLRISYECLPDDNIQNLFLDIVCFFVGKDKDYAVTILDGCGFFSVVGIQILVDRCLLAITDNKKLMVHQLLQDMGREIIRKESPREPWKRSRIWLHKDAFNILQANTGTENIQGLVLDMRLLKEVKYVGSNLRVNDARHNRSNDPAGERSLVVSDVNSQKRRRLTVFKLFTNVFSEISNGVQFELDAFSKMKKLRILQLTDTRFTGSYSWFPKNLRSLHWRGFYLKSIPKDFPLESLVALDMRHSSLEQAWIGTRVLKLLKVLNLSHSHFLARTPDFSGLPNLERLILKDCIRLFSIDESIGDVKAIVLLNLRDCKNLRNLPKSFCKLKSLETLNISGCSRLSISTMELGKLESLTTLNADEISYNQEKPWTALWQSWSSKLRKSPDCNLSSLSSSLVNLSLAKCRLTDDFLSVGLCNLSSLRHLNLSENLICNLPQNITNLSMLQELWLDACSSLQSLPKLPPSLIKLKAIDCTSLERVTNLPNLWETQTLLLDVTGSEKLTEIPGLFKLEPVGNFKEEMLNILSHLNLEDIENAEVELFNRLTDTKRKYPVQGLHEFGIFSTYFLGSEIPSWFSNKGEESILTLKVDSHTNTKIIGLNICVVYSRSTHHRFQRWGENQLGNWYSFFIKLSNVTSGDKWIYAPTFIGIPGSNEDLTFLCHWKFGKYIQAGDEINVSVLGWSYTFQMKEFGVSIECDRPETDQHLTSTSESKELAIQHGYPSTSMQEQCVMGSYMPVYQIAARHYYFSHPDYFLLKSNEHTAVRSILYENLFEDFVHSTTDAGAEDDSDFDFDDENYTEEAALAELEDNLEWPW, from the exons AGGAACACCAGAAAAAACTGCAGAAAGTAATTCAGGAATCCAGAATTCTTATAGTTGTTTTTTCGAAAGACTATGCTTCTTCAGAGAGATGCCTTGATGAGCTTGTGTATAGTCTTGAAAGCAAGAAAGGTTTTGGACATTTTGTTCTTCCTGTGTTTTATGATGTGGATCCATCAGAAGTCCGAAAGCAGAAAGGCAGCTTTGAAGAAGCTTTCTTTAGATATGAAGAGAAATATAAAACAGAGAACAACAAAAGGAGAAAGAAATGGATGGAGAAGGTGGACAAATGGAGGGCTGCCTTTAGAGAAGTTGCTGATTTGGGAGGAATGGTCTTACAGAATCAAGCTGATGG GTATGAATCAAGGTTTATTCAAGAAATCGTCAAGGTGGTTGCAAGTAAAATGaaccgcacaattttaagtgttgCCCTCCATCCAATTGGAATAGATTCTCGAGTCAAAGACCTTAACTTATGGTTGCAAGAGGAATCAACCACTGTAGATATCCTGGCAATACATGGTATGGGAGGAATTGGGAAATCTACAATAGCAAAAACAGCTTATAACCTGAACTTTGACAGATTTGAGGGAAGCAGCTTTCTTGCAGATGTGAGAAAAGCTTTAGAAAAGTACGATGGTTTAGCTCGTCTACAAAGACAACTTCTCTCAAATATTCTTGGGAAGAATGTTGAAAAGTTGTACAATGTCAATGAAGGGGCTGTCAAGATTCAAGAAGCCATCAGCTGCAAAAGAGTTCTTGTTGTTCTCGATGATGTGGACGAGTTAGATCAGCTAAATGCTGTACTTGGTATGCGGCAATTGTTTTATCCAGGTAGTAAAATTATCATAACAACAAGAAATGGGCACTTGCTAAATTCCAGTGAAGCCTGTAGATGTAAGATGTATAAGCTGAACTCTTTGGATGCTAGAGAATCACTACAGCTGTTCAGTTGGCATGCATTTGGTGAAAAATACCCTCCCTTAGATTATATGAATCTTTCCAGAGACGTTATAGTTCATTGTCAGGGAATTCCATTAGCTCTTAAAGTTTTGGGTTCCTCTCTTTGTGACAGAAGCACAGAGGTGTGGGAAAGTGCATTAAGGAAATTGAAAGCGATTCCAAACAGTAAAACCCTGGAAAAACTAAGGATAAGTTATGAATGTCTACCAGATGATAATATCCAGAACCTATTCCTTGATATTGTCTGTTTCTTTGTCGGGAAGGACAAAGATTATGCAGTAACAATACTTGACGGATGTGGGTTCTTTTCAGTTGTTGGAATTCAGATTCTTGTTGATAGATGCTTATTAGCAATTACTGACAATAAAAAACTGATGGTGCATCAACTGCTTCAAGACATGGGAAGAGAAATTATTCGCAAAGAATCCCCTCGAGAGCCTTGGAAAAGAAGCAGAATTTGGCTACATAAAGATGCCTTTAACATATTGCAGGCAAACACT GGTACTGAAAATATCCAAGGCCTAGTGCTTGACATGCGACTGTTGAAGGAAGTCAAATATGTCGGATCAAATCTAAGGGTAAATGACGCTAGACACAACCGCTCTAATGATCCTGCAGGCGAGAGATCGCTGGTGGTGAGTGACGTCAACTCACAAAAGCGACGGAGGTTAACTGTTTTCAAGCTGTTCACAAATGTCTTTTCAGAAATTTCTAATGGTGTACAGTTTGAACTTGATGCATTTTCAAAGATGAAGAAACTGAGAATTCTACAGCTTACTGATACAAGGTTCACTGGCAGCTATAGTTGGTTTCCTAAGAATTTAAGATCACTTCATTGGCGTGGATTTTATTTGAAATCCATTCCGAAGGATTTTCCTTTGGAGAGTCTGGTAGCTCTTGATATGAGGCACAGCAGCTTGGAACAAGCCTGGATCGGAACCAGG GTGCTCAAATTATTAAAAGTTCTCAATCTCAGTCATTCTCATTTCCTAGCAAGGACTCCTGATTTTTCTGGGCTTCCTAATCTGGAAAGACTCATCCTAAAGGACTGCATAAGATTGTTCAGTATTGATGAGTCGATCGGAGACGTTAAGGCAATTGTTCTATTGAACTTGAGAGACTGTAAGAATCTGAGGAATCTGCCAAAAAGTTTTTGTAAGCTCAAATCCTTGGAAACACTTAACATTTCTGGCTGCTCTAGACTTTCTATATCAACAATGGAATTAGGAAAGCTGGAATCCTTAACAACCCTCAACGCAGATGAAATAAGTTACAATCAGGAGAAACCATGGACTGCGCTCTGGCAATCTTGGTCATCAAAATTAAGAAAATCCCCTGATTGTAACTTGTCTTCTTTATCAAGTTCCCTGGTTAACTTGAGTCTTGCAAAATGCAGGCTAACGGATGATTTTCTATCCGTTGGTCTTTGCAATCTTTCCTCATTAAGGCATTTGAATCTAAGCGAAAACCTGATTTGTAACCTGCCACAAAATATCACAAATCTAAGTATGCTTCAGGAACTTTGGCTAGATGCATGCTCAAGTCTCCAATCGCTTCCCAAGCTACCGCCGAGCCTCATCAAGCTGAAGGCTATAGACTGCACATCACTAGAAAGAGTTACAAATCTGCCAAACCTATGGGAAACTCAAACTCTACTCTTGGATGTTACAGGCAGCGAGAAACTAACTGAGATTCCTGGACTTTTCAAGCTAGAGCCAGTCGGTAATTTTAAGGAGGAAATGTTGAACATTTTAAGCCATCTCAACCTGGAAGATATAGAAAATGCAGAGGTAGAACTATTCAATAGGCTTACAGACACGAAGAGGAAATATCCTGTTCAG gGACTCCACGAGTTTGGAATCTTCAGCACTTATTTTCTTGGAAGTGAGATTCCAAGTTGGTTCAGCAACAAAGGTGAAGAAAGCATATTGACTCTGAAAGTGGATTCTCATACTAATACAAAGATAATAGGACTTAATATCTGCGTTGTATATTCACGTTCCACTCATCATAGATTTCAACGCTGGGGTGAAAACCAACTTGGGAACTGGTATTCTTTTTTCATCAAACTGAGTAATGTGACCAGCGGTGACAAGTGGATTTATGCTCCAACATTCATAGGCATTCCAGGATCAAATGAAGATCTGACATTTTTGTGCCACTGGAAATTTGGAAAGTATATACAAGCTGGTGACGAGATTAATGTCTCTGTACTTGGTTGGAGTTATACTTTTCAAATGAAAGAGTTTGGAGTCAGCATTGAATGTGACAGACCAGAAACAGACCAGCACTTAACATCAACTAGTGAATCAAAAGAGCTAGCAATCCAACATGGGTATCCAAGTACTTCTATGCAAGAGCAGTGTGTCATGGGAAGTTATATGCCTGTATATCAGATTGCAGCTCGCCATTACTACTTTTCTCACCCAGACTACTTTTTGCTTAAATCCAATGAACATACAGCTGTGAGGTCGATCTTGTACGAGAACTTATTTGAGGATTTTGTGCACAGTACTACag ATGCAGGAGCAGAAGATGATAGCGATTTTGATTTCGATGATGAGAACTACACTGAGGAGGCTGCCTTGGCAGAACTAGAGGACAACTTAGAATGGCCTTGGTAA
- the LOC117277001 gene encoding disease resistance protein RPV1-like isoform X1, with product MPLAKSQSEKMSQFVHHVFLSSRSKEISKTFGDHLQTALLNAGIRTFKFDEELEEEEEHQKKLQKVIQESRILIVVFSKDYASSERCLDELVYSLESKKGFGHFVLPVFYDVDPSEVRKQKGSFEEAFFRYEEKYKTENNKRRKKWMEKVDKWRAAFREVADLGGMVLQNQADGYESRFIQEIVKVVASKMNRTILSVALHPIGIDSRVKDLNLWLQEESTTVDILAIHGMGGIGKSTIAKTAYNLNFDRFEGSSFLADVRKALEKYDGLARLQRQLLSNILGKNVEKLYNVNEGAVKIQEAISCKRVLVVLDDVDELDQLNAVLGMRQLFYPGSKIIITTRNGHLLNSSEACRCKMYKLNSLDARESLQLFSWHAFGEKYPPLDYMNLSRDVIVHCQGIPLALKVLGSSLCDRSTEVWESALRKLKAIPNSKTLEKLRISYECLPDDNIQNLFLDIVCFFVGKDKDYAVTILDGCGFFSVVGIQILVDRCLLAITDNKKLMVHQLLQDMGREIIRKESPREPWKRSRIWLHKDAFNILQANTGTENIQGLVLDMRLLKEVKYVGSNLRVNDARHNRSNDPAGERSLVVSDVNSQKRRRLTVFKLFTNVFSEISNGVQFELDAFSKMKKLRILQLTDTRFTGSYSWFPKNLRSLHWRGFYLKSIPKDFPLESLVALDMRHSSLEQAWIGTRVLKLLKVLNLSHSHFLARTPDFSGLPNLERLILKDCIRLFSIDESIGDVKAIVLLNLRDCKNLRNLPKSFCKLKSLETLNISGCSRLSISTMELGKLESLTTLNADEISYNQEKPWTALWQSWSSKLRKSPDCNLSSLSSSLVNLSLAKCRLTDDFLSVGLCNLSSLRHLNLSENLICNLPQNITNLSMLQELWLDACSSLQSLPKLPPSLIKLKAIDCTSLERVTNLPNLWETQTLLLDVTGSEKLTEIPGLFKLEPVGNFKEEMLNILSHLNLEDIENAEVELFNRLTDTKRKYPVQGLHEFGIFSTYFLGSEIPSWFSNKGEESILTLKVDSHTNTKIIGLNICVVYSRSTHHRFQRWGENQLGNWYSFFIKLSNVTSGDKWIYAPTFIGIPGSNEDLTFLCHWKFGKYIQAGDEINVSVLGWSYTFQMKEFGVSIECDRPETDQHLTSTSESKELAIQHGYPSTSMQEQCVMGSYMPVYQIAARHYYFSHPDYFLLKSNEHTAVRSILYENLFEDFVHSTTGTKDAGAEDDSDFDFDDENYTEEAALAELEDNLEWPW from the exons AGGAACACCAGAAAAAACTGCAGAAAGTAATTCAGGAATCCAGAATTCTTATAGTTGTTTTTTCGAAAGACTATGCTTCTTCAGAGAGATGCCTTGATGAGCTTGTGTATAGTCTTGAAAGCAAGAAAGGTTTTGGACATTTTGTTCTTCCTGTGTTTTATGATGTGGATCCATCAGAAGTCCGAAAGCAGAAAGGCAGCTTTGAAGAAGCTTTCTTTAGATATGAAGAGAAATATAAAACAGAGAACAACAAAAGGAGAAAGAAATGGATGGAGAAGGTGGACAAATGGAGGGCTGCCTTTAGAGAAGTTGCTGATTTGGGAGGAATGGTCTTACAGAATCAAGCTGATGG GTATGAATCAAGGTTTATTCAAGAAATCGTCAAGGTGGTTGCAAGTAAAATGaaccgcacaattttaagtgttgCCCTCCATCCAATTGGAATAGATTCTCGAGTCAAAGACCTTAACTTATGGTTGCAAGAGGAATCAACCACTGTAGATATCCTGGCAATACATGGTATGGGAGGAATTGGGAAATCTACAATAGCAAAAACAGCTTATAACCTGAACTTTGACAGATTTGAGGGAAGCAGCTTTCTTGCAGATGTGAGAAAAGCTTTAGAAAAGTACGATGGTTTAGCTCGTCTACAAAGACAACTTCTCTCAAATATTCTTGGGAAGAATGTTGAAAAGTTGTACAATGTCAATGAAGGGGCTGTCAAGATTCAAGAAGCCATCAGCTGCAAAAGAGTTCTTGTTGTTCTCGATGATGTGGACGAGTTAGATCAGCTAAATGCTGTACTTGGTATGCGGCAATTGTTTTATCCAGGTAGTAAAATTATCATAACAACAAGAAATGGGCACTTGCTAAATTCCAGTGAAGCCTGTAGATGTAAGATGTATAAGCTGAACTCTTTGGATGCTAGAGAATCACTACAGCTGTTCAGTTGGCATGCATTTGGTGAAAAATACCCTCCCTTAGATTATATGAATCTTTCCAGAGACGTTATAGTTCATTGTCAGGGAATTCCATTAGCTCTTAAAGTTTTGGGTTCCTCTCTTTGTGACAGAAGCACAGAGGTGTGGGAAAGTGCATTAAGGAAATTGAAAGCGATTCCAAACAGTAAAACCCTGGAAAAACTAAGGATAAGTTATGAATGTCTACCAGATGATAATATCCAGAACCTATTCCTTGATATTGTCTGTTTCTTTGTCGGGAAGGACAAAGATTATGCAGTAACAATACTTGACGGATGTGGGTTCTTTTCAGTTGTTGGAATTCAGATTCTTGTTGATAGATGCTTATTAGCAATTACTGACAATAAAAAACTGATGGTGCATCAACTGCTTCAAGACATGGGAAGAGAAATTATTCGCAAAGAATCCCCTCGAGAGCCTTGGAAAAGAAGCAGAATTTGGCTACATAAAGATGCCTTTAACATATTGCAGGCAAACACT GGTACTGAAAATATCCAAGGCCTAGTGCTTGACATGCGACTGTTGAAGGAAGTCAAATATGTCGGATCAAATCTAAGGGTAAATGACGCTAGACACAACCGCTCTAATGATCCTGCAGGCGAGAGATCGCTGGTGGTGAGTGACGTCAACTCACAAAAGCGACGGAGGTTAACTGTTTTCAAGCTGTTCACAAATGTCTTTTCAGAAATTTCTAATGGTGTACAGTTTGAACTTGATGCATTTTCAAAGATGAAGAAACTGAGAATTCTACAGCTTACTGATACAAGGTTCACTGGCAGCTATAGTTGGTTTCCTAAGAATTTAAGATCACTTCATTGGCGTGGATTTTATTTGAAATCCATTCCGAAGGATTTTCCTTTGGAGAGTCTGGTAGCTCTTGATATGAGGCACAGCAGCTTGGAACAAGCCTGGATCGGAACCAGG GTGCTCAAATTATTAAAAGTTCTCAATCTCAGTCATTCTCATTTCCTAGCAAGGACTCCTGATTTTTCTGGGCTTCCTAATCTGGAAAGACTCATCCTAAAGGACTGCATAAGATTGTTCAGTATTGATGAGTCGATCGGAGACGTTAAGGCAATTGTTCTATTGAACTTGAGAGACTGTAAGAATCTGAGGAATCTGCCAAAAAGTTTTTGTAAGCTCAAATCCTTGGAAACACTTAACATTTCTGGCTGCTCTAGACTTTCTATATCAACAATGGAATTAGGAAAGCTGGAATCCTTAACAACCCTCAACGCAGATGAAATAAGTTACAATCAGGAGAAACCATGGACTGCGCTCTGGCAATCTTGGTCATCAAAATTAAGAAAATCCCCTGATTGTAACTTGTCTTCTTTATCAAGTTCCCTGGTTAACTTGAGTCTTGCAAAATGCAGGCTAACGGATGATTTTCTATCCGTTGGTCTTTGCAATCTTTCCTCATTAAGGCATTTGAATCTAAGCGAAAACCTGATTTGTAACCTGCCACAAAATATCACAAATCTAAGTATGCTTCAGGAACTTTGGCTAGATGCATGCTCAAGTCTCCAATCGCTTCCCAAGCTACCGCCGAGCCTCATCAAGCTGAAGGCTATAGACTGCACATCACTAGAAAGAGTTACAAATCTGCCAAACCTATGGGAAACTCAAACTCTACTCTTGGATGTTACAGGCAGCGAGAAACTAACTGAGATTCCTGGACTTTTCAAGCTAGAGCCAGTCGGTAATTTTAAGGAGGAAATGTTGAACATTTTAAGCCATCTCAACCTGGAAGATATAGAAAATGCAGAGGTAGAACTATTCAATAGGCTTACAGACACGAAGAGGAAATATCCTGTTCAG gGACTCCACGAGTTTGGAATCTTCAGCACTTATTTTCTTGGAAGTGAGATTCCAAGTTGGTTCAGCAACAAAGGTGAAGAAAGCATATTGACTCTGAAAGTGGATTCTCATACTAATACAAAGATAATAGGACTTAATATCTGCGTTGTATATTCACGTTCCACTCATCATAGATTTCAACGCTGGGGTGAAAACCAACTTGGGAACTGGTATTCTTTTTTCATCAAACTGAGTAATGTGACCAGCGGTGACAAGTGGATTTATGCTCCAACATTCATAGGCATTCCAGGATCAAATGAAGATCTGACATTTTTGTGCCACTGGAAATTTGGAAAGTATATACAAGCTGGTGACGAGATTAATGTCTCTGTACTTGGTTGGAGTTATACTTTTCAAATGAAAGAGTTTGGAGTCAGCATTGAATGTGACAGACCAGAAACAGACCAGCACTTAACATCAACTAGTGAATCAAAAGAGCTAGCAATCCAACATGGGTATCCAAGTACTTCTATGCAAGAGCAGTGTGTCATGGGAAGTTATATGCCTGTATATCAGATTGCAGCTCGCCATTACTACTTTTCTCACCCAGACTACTTTTTGCTTAAATCCAATGAACATACAGCTGTGAGGTCGATCTTGTACGAGAACTTATTTGAGGATTTTGTGCACAGTACTACag GTACCAAAGATGCAGGAGCAGAAGATGATAGCGATTTTGATTTCGATGATGAGAACTACACTGAGGAGGCTGCCTTGGCAGAACTAGAGGACAACTTAGAATGGCCTTGGTAA